Proteins from a genomic interval of Ignavibacteriales bacterium:
- a CDS encoding fibronectin type III domain-containing protein: MQFICVALALSQPPPTELNAGGSSGWTTSSFAALVPAPAAPSGLVASPTTTGAALSWGSVSGATSYVVEVHSNANFTSLKWSGSPTSASASASGLLSGTTYYWRVKAVNASGSSGWTTSSFATLVPAPAAPSGLAASPTTTGAALSWGSVSGATSYVVEVHSNANFTSLNWSGSPTSASASASGLLSGTTYYWRVQAVNAGGSSGWTTSSFATLVPAPSAPTLSTPASGSNGTPVSQTVSWNPVSGATSYTLQYSTSSDFRSDLVTQSGLPSTSYNVTGLANATKYYWHVSATNAGGTGAYSNFFSFTTIVRTPTDLGYSKIFGWDVLHWSQVTGADSYAVEVYTDVSYSANSLFYGDTTTSYWGFSLLRNLQDGTRYYWRVRASNEGFFGSWATSSFTTSGSPPVNPPSAPSLSSPSNGATGIATTSTLSWTSSSGATSYRLQVSTSSSFSTTVVNDSTLTGTSQTVGPLNNGTLYYWRVNAKNSGGTSSYSSTYSFTTIIAAPTAPTLTLPANNATSVSVTPSLTWNQVSGATSFTLQVSTTSAFTSFTFNQSGLTTTSGTASGLTNNTTYYWRVSATNAGGTSQYSSAWTFTTIVAAPPAPSLTSPADNATGVSTSPTITWGTSSGATSYRLQLSTSSQFSSTVLDDSSLTGTSRLGGPLANGTKYYWRVRAKNAGGTSSYSSNFSFTTIIAVPGGVSGLAATPTTNGAALTWGSVSGAAWYIVEVYNASFTSRLSRDSVVSAALTVGGLSPGTDYAWRVQGANSAGSGGWTNAAFRTPTAIPVAPGNLASTPSTSGASMSWALVTGSTSYIVEVYTDFTFTTRVFKDSLASPPSIVRTLSSATKYYWRVQAINSGGASGWTISSFTTSSSLPNPPSAPTLASPANGTSDVAISTTLTWNAASGGTSYRLQLSTSPTFSTTVVDDSTLGGTSRSIGPLANNTQYYWRVSAANAGGTSPYSTVWSFTTIVAAPPAPTLSLPANNSGDQPVNLTLGWNAAQGATNYRVQVSTSTNFASLVMDDPTVTGTSRSVGPLANNTQYYWRVSAANAGGTSQYSTVWSFTTIVAAPPAPTLSLPLNNSVDQPLSLTLGWNAAQGATKYRVQLSTSTNFSSFVVDDPAVTGTSLQAGPLSNNTQYFWRVMASNVGGSSSYSTVFSFTTIVAPPPAPRLAAPQNNAANVSISPAFTWDASEGAASYTIQVSTLADFSTLVATQSGITGTSYGAAALSNNTRYYWRVRGTNVGGTGLYSSAFSFTTIVAPPGAPTPTSPADNTTGVGTTPTLAWTSPAGATRYRLQLSTSSTFNPTILDDDALASPSRQVGPLSNNTAYYWRVSAANDGGTSSFSTTFSFTTVLAGPPTPSLSSPANGSTGIPVNPALTWIASAGAASYTVQVSASSDFSTILSTQAGVTATSYGAAGLSANTQYYWRVSATNAGGTSPYSAAFSFTTVVSPPAAPALASPLNGSASVQSNPTLSWNGSSGASSYTLQVSTASDFSSTVVNQSGVTGTSFNVVGLTNNTQYYWRVSATNVGGTSPYSMAFSFTTVVTAPSAPTLASPSNGSVNAPINPGLSWNSSPGADSYNLQLSTASDFSSLHVNQTGITGTSFTAVGLSNSTQYFWRVSATNAGGTSAFSATFSFTTVIAAPGPPTLALPANGATDLSTAPTLSWNSSSGASSYTVQVSTSSGFSSYVLNQSGVTSTFYTLSGLAASTQYFWRVSATNSGGTTAFSTAFSFTTSAPAPAAPVLSSPANGMKGIRSNPTLSWNAVAGAATYTLQVSLSSNFSSFMFTQSAITATSFDLSGLIQNTQYFWRVSASNPGGTSAWSSVWNFTIEPVLPTAPTLSAPADGAANLPRLVTFGWAAATNAVAYHLQVSEDPLFSTNILDLRDITSLTMSVSFDYNTTYYWRVSAINPGGEGAFSKTRSFSIVRTTGVELFESGLPSEYSLMQNYPNPFNPSTTIRFSIPSSSNVKLAIYDALGNLVHLLVNGRYAPGQYSTTWNASSQPSGVYFYRIQTDTFVETRRLVLLK, from the coding sequence CCTATGTCGTTGAGGTCCATTCCAATGCGAACTTCACTTCCCTTAATTGGAGTGGCAGTCCGACATCAGCCTCAGCATCTGCGAGTGGTCTTCTGAGTGGAACGACTTATTATTGGCGTGTACAAGCGGTCAATGCTGGCGGCTCGAGCGGTTGGACTACGTCAAGCTTCGCCACGTTGGTACCCGCGCCATCTGCTCCGACACTCTCCACGCCGGCGAGTGGCAGCAACGGAACGCCGGTAAGTCAGACGGTCAGCTGGAACCCGGTCAGCGGTGCGACAAGTTATACTTTGCAGTATTCTACATCCTCGGATTTCAGATCAGACCTCGTCACTCAAAGCGGGCTGCCGTCAACTTCATACAATGTCACCGGCTTGGCCAATGCCACGAAATACTATTGGCACGTGAGCGCAACAAACGCCGGAGGAACGGGCGCCTACTCGAATTTCTTTTCCTTTACGACTATTGTAAGAACTCCAACGGATCTTGGGTATTCGAAGATTTTCGGATGGGACGTCTTGCATTGGAGTCAAGTGACCGGGGCGGACTCTTACGCGGTCGAAGTGTACACTGATGTCTCCTATAGTGCGAATAGCCTGTTCTACGGCGATACTACGACGTCATACTGGGGGTTTTCACTTCTCAGGAATCTGCAGGACGGCACCAGGTACTATTGGCGGGTCAGAGCATCCAATGAGGGTTTTTTTGGGAGTTGGGCAACTTCCAGTTTCACAACTTCGGGCTCGCCACCTGTCAATCCGCCTTCGGCCCCTTCGCTGAGTTCTCCATCGAACGGAGCCACCGGAATAGCGACGACGTCAACGTTGAGCTGGACTTCCTCCTCGGGGGCGACATCGTACCGCCTGCAAGTTTCGACATCGTCTTCGTTTTCGACAACGGTCGTCAATGATTCCACGCTGACGGGGACTTCACAGACCGTCGGACCTTTGAACAACGGCACTCTCTACTACTGGAGGGTGAACGCGAAGAACTCGGGGGGCACGAGCTCGTACTCTTCGACGTACTCTTTTACGACAATAATTGCGGCGCCCACGGCTCCAACGCTCACTTTGCCTGCAAATAACGCAACCTCAGTTTCTGTTACTCCTTCGTTGACATGGAATCAAGTCAGTGGAGCGACGTCATTCACTCTCCAGGTTTCCACGACCTCCGCGTTTACTTCGTTCACCTTTAATCAAAGCGGCCTCACCACAACGTCAGGCACCGCGAGCGGTTTGACGAATAACACGACGTATTACTGGAGAGTGAGCGCCACCAACGCAGGTGGAACGAGCCAGTATTCATCGGCATGGACCTTCACGACAATCGTTGCCGCTCCTCCGGCACCATCGTTGACATCGCCGGCGGACAACGCAACAGGCGTCTCCACAAGTCCCACAATCACCTGGGGTACTTCATCGGGAGCAACATCCTATCGTCTCCAGCTCTCGACATCGTCACAATTCTCATCAACGGTTCTTGATGACTCATCGCTCACCGGAACGTCCCGGCTTGGCGGACCGCTGGCCAATGGCACGAAATATTATTGGAGAGTGAGAGCGAAGAATGCGGGAGGGACGAGTTCGTACTCATCAAACTTCTCGTTCACTACAATCATCGCCGTTCCGGGCGGAGTCTCAGGCCTCGCGGCAACGCCTACAACAAACGGCGCTGCGCTTACGTGGGGGAGCGTCAGCGGTGCGGCCTGGTATATCGTCGAAGTCTACAATGCAAGTTTCACTTCCCGGCTGTCTCGGGATAGTGTGGTTTCTGCCGCTTTGACGGTTGGAGGATTGTCGCCGGGCACCGATTATGCCTGGAGGGTCCAGGGGGCGAATTCTGCCGGATCGGGCGGCTGGACAAATGCTGCGTTCAGGACCCCCACCGCAATACCGGTTGCACCGGGGAATCTCGCATCTACTCCCAGCACCTCCGGCGCATCGATGAGTTGGGCTCTGGTGACCGGATCTACGTCGTACATCGTCGAAGTGTACACCGACTTCACATTCACGACCCGAGTATTCAAGGACAGCCTTGCTTCGCCTCCTTCGATCGTGAGAACGCTCTCCTCTGCCACGAAGTACTATTGGAGAGTCCAGGCGATCAATTCTGGCGGTGCAAGCGGGTGGACGATCTCCAGTTTCACGACATCTTCGTCATTGCCAAATCCTCCATCCGCGCCGACACTTGCATCCCCGGCGAATGGCACATCTGATGTTGCGATATCCACGACCTTGACCTGGAACGCAGCCTCCGGGGGAACCTCGTACCGCTTGCAGCTTTCGACGTCACCGACGTTCTCGACAACTGTTGTCGATGATTCAACCCTGGGCGGAACTTCGCGCTCGATCGGACCGCTCGCTAACAACACGCAGTATTATTGGAGGGTGAGTGCTGCCAACGCAGGTGGGACGAGCCCGTATTCGACTGTATGGAGTTTCACAACAATCGTGGCCGCTCCGCCCGCTCCGACTCTCTCTTTGCCTGCAAACAATTCTGGTGATCAACCTGTCAACCTGACGTTGGGTTGGAATGCAGCCCAGGGAGCCACCAACTACCGCGTGCAGGTCTCGACCTCGACGAACTTCGCTTCACTTGTAATGGACGATCCCACAGTGACAGGGACTTCGCGCTCAGTCGGACCGCTCGCTAACAACACGCAGTATTATTGGAGGGTGAGTGCCGCCAATGCAGGTGGGACGAGCCAGTATTCGACGGTATGGAGTTTCACAACAATCGTCGCTGCTCCGCCTGCTCCGACTCTCTCCCTGCCTCTGAATAATTCAGTTGACCAACCCCTCAGCCTGACGTTGGGCTGGAATGCAGCCCAGGGAGCCACCAAATACCGTGTGCAGCTATCGACCTCGACAAACTTCTCGTCATTTGTGGTTGACGACCCTGCGGTAACCGGCACATCGCTTCAGGCGGGTCCGTTGTCCAACAACACACAGTATTTCTGGAGGGTGATGGCTTCCAATGTCGGAGGCTCAAGTTCATACTCGACCGTATTTTCCTTCACGACGATTGTCGCACCGCCACCGGCTCCGAGACTGGCAGCACCTCAGAACAATGCAGCAAACGTCTCCATAAGTCCAGCCTTTACGTGGGATGCCTCGGAAGGTGCGGCGAGCTACACGATACAGGTCTCCACACTTGCCGACTTCTCAACACTTGTCGCAACTCAGAGCGGCATCACGGGAACTTCGTACGGCGCAGCAGCTCTCTCCAACAACACGCGGTACTACTGGCGGGTCCGGGGGACAAACGTTGGAGGCACGGGTCTTTATTCTTCTGCGTTTTCGTTTACCACAATCGTTGCACCTCCGGGTGCGCCCACGCCAACATCCCCGGCGGATAACACGACCGGCGTTGGAACGACGCCGACGCTCGCGTGGACCTCGCCGGCAGGAGCGACACGATACCGTCTCCAGCTTTCAACGTCTTCGACATTCAACCCGACAATTCTGGATGATGATGCACTCGCGTCACCATCGCGTCAGGTCGGACCGCTGTCCAACAACACGGCGTACTACTGGCGGGTGAGCGCCGCAAATGACGGAGGCACAAGCTCCTTCTCGACCACTTTTTCGTTCACCACCGTCCTCGCCGGGCCGCCGACGCCTTCGCTTTCTTCGCCAGCGAATGGCTCCACCGGTATCCCGGTCAATCCCGCGCTGACGTGGATCGCTTCAGCTGGCGCCGCGAGCTACACCGTGCAGGTCTCCGCGTCCTCCGATTTCTCAACGATTCTGTCTACGCAGGCCGGTGTTACAGCAACATCGTACGGGGCTGCGGGATTATCCGCCAACACACAATACTATTGGCGAGTGAGTGCCACCAACGCCGGAGGGACAAGTCCGTATTCGGCGGCTTTCTCATTTACCACGGTCGTCTCTCCCCCGGCGGCACCGGCGCTCGCATCTCCCTTGAATGGCTCCGCGAGCGTGCAGAGTAACCCAACGCTCAGCTGGAATGGTTCGTCCGGCGCCTCGAGCTACACGCTGCAGGTTTCCACAGCATCTGATTTTTCTTCCACTGTCGTGAACCAGAGCGGAGTGACCGGAACATCATTTAACGTCGTGGGTTTGACGAACAACACGCAGTACTACTGGAGAGTAAGTGCCACGAATGTCGGCGGGACAAGTCCCTACTCCATGGCATTTTCGTTTACGACGGTTGTTACCGCTCCTTCCGCGCCGACACTCGCGTCTCCTTCGAACGGCTCGGTGAACGCGCCAATCAATCCGGGACTCAGCTGGAACAGTTCTCCCGGGGCTGACAGTTACAACCTGCAGCTTTCCACTGCATCCGATTTCTCATCGCTGCACGTCAATCAAACGGGGATCACTGGCACATCATTTACCGCCGTCGGTTTGTCCAACAGTACGCAGTACTTCTGGCGCGTCAGCGCAACGAACGCGGGAGGCACCAGTGCATTCTCCGCGACGTTCTCATTTACCACGGTCATCGCGGCTCCCGGACCTCCGACTCTCGCACTACCGGCAAATGGGGCCACCGATCTCTCGACGGCTCCGACCTTGAGCTGGAACTCATCGAGCGGCGCGTCGAGTTACACTGTGCAGGTCTCGACATCGTCGGGCTTCTCAAGCTATGTGTTGAACCAAAGCGGGGTCACCTCGACGTTCTATACTCTCTCCGGACTTGCAGCCAGCACGCAGTACTTCTGGAGAGTGAGTGCTACGAACTCGGGTGGGACCACTGCATTCTCTACCGCGTTTTCATTTACGACATCGGCGCCGGCACCTGCCGCTCCCGTGCTGAGTTCTCCGGCAAATGGGATGAAAGGAATCAGATCAAATCCTACGCTCTCATGGAATGCCGTCGCGGGGGCAGCGACCTACACTCTTCAGGTTTCCTTATCGTCGAACTTCTCTTCGTTCATGTTTACCCAGAGTGCAATCACAGCGACGTCGTTCGATCTGTCCGGGCTCATACAAAATACACAGTATTTCTGGAGAGTGAGTGCATCCAACCCGGGCGGAACGAGCGCCTGGTCTTCTGTCTGGAATTTCACGATCGAACCGGTGCTTCCAACCGCACCGACCCTTTCAGCGCCGGCGGATGGGGCCGCAAATCTGCCCCGCCTTGTCACGTTCGGCTGGGCAGCAGCAACGAACGCAGTCGCGTATCACCTCCAGGTCTCAGAAGACCCGTTGTTCTCAACCAACATCCTCGACTTGAGAGATATCACTTCGCTCACGATGTCGGTCTCTTTCGATTACAATACGACGTACTACTGGAGAGTATCAGCCATCAACCCCGGCGGTGAAGGAGCGTTTTCAAAAACCCGTAGTTTCAGCATTGTTAGGACGACTGGCGTGGAACTGTTCGAGAGCGGGCTCCCCTCTGAATATTCATTGATGCAAAACTACCCAAATCCATTCAATCCCTCCACGACCATTCGGTTCTCGATTCCTTCATCATCGAACGTCAAGCTCGCAATCTACGACGCGCTCGGCAATCTTGTCCACCTCTTGGTGAACGGCCGCTACGCTCCGGGTCAGTACAGCACGACGTGGAATGCGTCTTCGCAGCCGAGCGGCGTGTATTTCTACCGTATACAAACCGACACGTTTGTCGAAACCAGGCGCCTCGTCCTTCTGAAATAA